Proteins encoded in a region of the Apilactobacillus apisilvae genome:
- the groES gene encoding co-chaperone GroES, with protein sequence MLKPLGDRVVIETQNEEEKTVGGIVLANNAKEKPQTGKVLAVGDGRVLENGKTLSPSVNIGDKVLFDKYAGTSVDYDGKSYLILHDKDIVAVIE encoded by the coding sequence ATGTTAAAACCATTAGGTGACCGTGTTGTTATTGAAACACAAAATGAAGAAGAAAAGACAGTTGGAGGGATTGTTTTAGCAAATAATGCAAAAGAAAAGCCTCAAACTGGAAAAGTCCTTGCTGTTGGTGATGGACGTGTTCTTGAAAACGGTAAAACCTTATCACCATCTGTAAATATTGGCGACAAAGTTTTATTTGATAAATATGCTGGTACTTCTGTTGATTATGATGGTAAATCATATTTGATTTTACATGATAAGGACATTGTTGCTGTTATTGAATAA
- the rsmI gene encoding 16S rRNA (cytidine(1402)-2'-O)-methyltransferase, producing MNLNIQHSFTGLNNKGRLYLVPTPIGNLDDMTFRAIKILKSVDIIAAENPSHTQQLLNHFEIESKKVSFREDNKERRIPELVEKLNAGLSIAQVSDAGMPSISDPGHELAVACIDNDISVVPLPGANAGITALIASGLTPQPFYFYGFLNRKNSEQISELENLNQHEESLILYEAPHRLFKTLKNIQKVMGSDRKAVLCRELTKKFEEFTRGSIEELINWANDNQIRGEFVIILQGNNHINESQDDELKGLSISEQVNHFIEQRMKPNAAIKEVAKIHDVKKQDIYNIYHEIKK from the coding sequence ATTAACTTGAATATTCAACACAGTTTCACCGGATTAAATAATAAAGGACGATTATATTTAGTTCCAACGCCTATCGGTAATCTAGATGATATGACATTCAGAGCAATTAAAATATTAAAATCAGTTGATATTATTGCTGCCGAGAATCCTAGCCATACTCAACAATTATTGAATCATTTTGAAATTGAAAGCAAAAAAGTTAGCTTTAGAGAAGACAATAAAGAACGTAGGATTCCAGAACTTGTTGAAAAGTTAAATGCGGGGTTATCAATTGCACAAGTTAGTGATGCTGGGATGCCATCGATTAGTGATCCTGGTCATGAATTAGCAGTCGCTTGTATTGATAACGATATTAGCGTTGTTCCGTTACCAGGTGCTAATGCTGGTATTACGGCTTTGATTGCTTCTGGATTAACTCCACAACCATTCTATTTTTATGGATTCTTAAATCGTAAGAATAGTGAACAGATAAGTGAATTAGAGAATTTAAATCAACACGAAGAATCTCTAATTTTATATGAAGCTCCTCATCGATTATTTAAAACATTAAAGAATATTCAAAAAGTGATGGGATCAGATCGTAAAGCGGTTCTTTGTCGTGAATTAACTAAAAAATTTGAAGAGTTCACTCGTGGCAGTATTGAAGAATTGATTAATTGGGCAAATGATAATCAAATCCGTGGTGAATTTGTGATTATTTTACAAGGAAATAATCATATTAATGAATCACAAGATGATGAATTGAAAGGATTATCAATTAGTGAACAAGTTAATCATTTTATTGAGCAAAGAATGAAACCTAATGCTGCCATTAAAGAAGTTGCTAAAATTCATGATGTTAAGAAACAAGATATTTATAACATCTATCATGAAATTAAAAAGTGA
- a CDS encoding acyl-[acyl-carrier-protein] thioesterase, with product MEPTKYSENHRVNYYEADFTKRMTLAMMLDVIILVSEDHTDNLKIGADFVRQFGITWIVIQYNVDINRMPVVDEVITVTTKSKSYNKYFAYREFSIHDQKGNLLVHMTGLWAVMNYETRRIASIPNEIVLPFGAEKVNKVPKLLKPQKVDLDTANSRTFSVRYTDIDSNKHVNNAHYMDWMINVLPADFLTNHSPIHFDLRYENEVKYGSNVESYYNMEKLDDGNILTKHEIMSNDKHCTVADIIWKKNK from the coding sequence ATGGAACCAACAAAATATAGTGAAAATCACCGTGTTAATTACTATGAGGCTGATTTTACTAAAAGAATGACTTTAGCAATGATGCTAGATGTTATTATATTAGTTTCTGAAGATCATACCGATAATTTAAAAATTGGTGCAGACTTTGTTAGACAATTTGGGATTACATGGATTGTTATTCAATATAATGTTGATATTAATCGTATGCCTGTAGTTGATGAAGTTATTACTGTTACAACTAAGTCTAAATCTTATAATAAATATTTTGCATATCGTGAATTTTCTATTCATGATCAAAAGGGTAATTTATTGGTTCATATGACTGGACTTTGGGCGGTAATGAATTACGAAACTAGAAGAATTGCATCTATTCCAAATGAAATTGTTCTGCCATTTGGTGCTGAAAAAGTTAACAAAGTTCCAAAACTATTAAAACCACAAAAGGTTGATTTGGATACTGCAAATAGTCGAACCTTTAGTGTGCGTTATACAGATATAGATTCTAATAAGCACGTAAACAATGCCCATTATATGGATTGGATGATTAATGTGTTGCCGGCTGATTTTTTGACTAACCATTCCCCAATTCATTTCGATTTAAGGTATGAAAATGAAGTTAAGTATGGAAGCAATGTTGAAAGTTACTATAATATGGAAAAGTTAGATGATGGTAATATTTTAACTAAACATGAAATTATGAGTAATGATAAACATTGTACAGTTGCTGATATTATTTGGAAAAAGAATAAATAA
- the abc-f gene encoding ribosomal protection-like ABC-F family protein, with the protein MILLQANKLTKRFGGEDLFTNVNLSIPENGKVALVGRNGAGKSTLVKMIMGIDSIDEGNVTTKNGLTIGYLAQNTGLKSNRTIIEEMESVFKEIRELENKIHSYENKMASNEVINNPKKFQKISKIYDRLQSEFLSKNGFGYEAEIRSVLAGFGFKKDSYNHKINELSGGQQTQLAMAKLLLEKRDLLILDEPTNHIDVKTIAWLEDYIKGYPGALLIISHDRYFMDKIVDKVYDLNHGHLDEYNGDYSNFIEQKQANYQIQLKNFEKQQKEIHKMEDFVNKNIVRASTTKRAQARRKQLEKMDRIDSPEHDEKAAKFSFSPYKQSGNVVLKVSDLKIGYEHEILSSDINLDIKKHQAVALIGPNGVGKSTLLKTIIKKLPKIDGKVQLGTGVQIGYYDQHQDTLHRRKNVLDEIWDDYPTETEQHIRSILGSFLFSGNDVDKTVGNLSGGEKARLLLTKLSMNHDNFLILDEPTNHLDIDSREVLENALKIFDGTILFVSHDRYFINKIATSIVELSESGSNEYLGNYDYYVEKKEEQEAIKKKKEEQDEASSNDKKPKSDNQKQFIFNKSKQKEERKIKRSIEKLENELETLNKNKEKIEKTMVEPEVLQDIGKLQDLQNQLNSINKQIDSLEDEWTEYSLKLEE; encoded by the coding sequence TTGATTCTTTTACAAGCTAATAAGTTAACAAAAAGATTTGGTGGTGAAGATCTTTTCACAAACGTCAATTTAAGTATTCCTGAAAATGGTAAAGTTGCTCTAGTGGGAAGAAATGGTGCCGGTAAATCTACGTTAGTTAAAATGATTATGGGAATTGATTCAATTGATGAGGGTAATGTAACGACTAAAAATGGTTTAACAATTGGTTATTTAGCTCAAAATACCGGTTTAAAATCAAACCGAACTATTATCGAAGAAATGGAATCAGTTTTTAAAGAAATTCGTGAATTAGAAAATAAAATTCATTCATACGAAAATAAGATGGCTAGTAATGAAGTAATTAATAACCCTAAAAAGTTTCAAAAAATTAGTAAAATATATGACCGATTGCAATCAGAATTTTTATCTAAAAATGGTTTTGGCTATGAAGCTGAAATCAGATCAGTACTTGCTGGATTTGGATTTAAGAAAGATTCCTATAATCATAAAATCAATGAATTATCAGGTGGTCAACAAACCCAGTTAGCAATGGCTAAATTACTTTTAGAAAAACGTGATTTATTAATTTTAGATGAACCTACTAATCATATTGATGTAAAAACAATCGCATGGTTAGAAGACTATATTAAAGGCTATCCTGGTGCTTTATTAATCATTTCACATGATCGTTATTTTATGGATAAAATCGTTGATAAAGTTTATGATTTAAATCATGGACATTTAGACGAATATAATGGTGATTACTCTAATTTTATTGAACAAAAACAAGCTAATTATCAAATTCAGTTAAAAAACTTTGAAAAACAACAAAAAGAAATTCACAAAATGGAAGATTTTGTGAATAAAAATATTGTAAGAGCATCAACAACTAAACGAGCTCAGGCGCGTCGAAAGCAATTAGAAAAAATGGACCGAATTGATTCACCTGAACACGATGAAAAAGCAGCAAAATTTAGTTTTTCACCGTATAAGCAAAGTGGAAACGTTGTTCTAAAAGTTAGTGATTTAAAAATTGGTTATGAACATGAAATTCTTAGTTCAGATATCAATTTGGATATTAAAAAGCACCAAGCGGTCGCTTTAATTGGTCCTAATGGTGTTGGAAAGTCTACCCTATTAAAAACAATTATTAAAAAATTACCTAAAATAGATGGTAAAGTTCAATTAGGAACTGGTGTCCAAATTGGCTATTATGATCAACATCAGGATACTTTGCATCGAAGAAAAAATGTTTTAGACGAAATTTGGGACGATTATCCTACAGAAACTGAACAACATATTAGATCTATTTTGGGAAGCTTCTTATTTTCTGGTAATGATGTGGACAAAACTGTTGGAAATCTTTCTGGTGGTGAAAAAGCCAGATTATTGCTAACTAAATTATCTATGAATCATGATAACTTTTTAATTTTAGATGAACCTACCAACCATCTTGATATCGACAGTCGTGAAGTTCTGGAAAACGCACTAAAAATTTTTGATGGGACTATTTTATTTGTTTCTCATGACCGTTATTTTATTAATAAAATTGCGACATCTATTGTCGAGTTAAGTGAAAGCGGTTCTAATGAATATCTAGGTAATTATGATTATTACGTAGAAAAAAAAGAAGAACAAGAAGCAATTAAAAAGAAAAAAGAAGAACAAGATGAAGCTTCATCCAACGATAAAAAACCTAAATCTGATAATCAAAAACAATTTATTTTTAATAAAAGTAAGCAAAAAGAAGAACGTAAAATAAAACGTTCTATTGAAAAATTAGAAAATGAATTAGAAACTTTAAATAAAAATAAAGAAAAAATTGAAAAAACAATGGTTGAACCGGAAGTTTTACAAGACATTGGGAAGTTACAAGATTTACAAAACCAATTAAATAGCATCAATAAACAAATTGATTCTTTAGAAGATGAATGGACTGAATATAGCCTGAAATTAGAGGAATAA
- the holB gene encoding DNA polymerase III subunit delta', with the protein MNENKVIDEATNKQKYLADRFTKIIDKYELSHSYLFSGESGVGKLAMALFITMGIFCPNTTNGYPCGNCDECRRISEQQHPDVVIIKPDVQSIKVDQVRYLKDEFSKSGLEGNKKVFIIQDAETMTNGAANSLLKFIEEPGNNIFSFLLTTNLNLILPTIISRTQVIEFNHLNSAEFSEQLKQLGVKHSQINLMNNLTNSINFVRDWQTDDWFDKVQSVISKWFDSIANNDAEAFVTIQADLMPLVLDNKRREPIINMMIACFEDVLNSKYLKSNQFNFPKNENSIIRLANNIQSQTLICILEIILNCNQQLSINISFQNILESITLKIMNLLNQ; encoded by the coding sequence ATGAACGAAAATAAAGTAATTGATGAAGCGACTAATAAACAAAAATATTTAGCTGATAGATTCACAAAAATTATAGATAAATATGAATTATCACATTCATACTTATTTAGTGGTGAATCGGGTGTTGGTAAATTAGCAATGGCTTTATTTATTACGATGGGGATCTTTTGTCCCAATACTACTAATGGGTATCCATGTGGTAATTGTGACGAATGTCGTCGAATTTCAGAGCAACAACATCCTGATGTTGTGATTATTAAACCTGATGTTCAAAGTATTAAAGTTGACCAAGTTAGATATTTAAAGGATGAGTTTTCTAAGAGTGGACTTGAAGGTAATAAAAAAGTATTTATTATTCAAGATGCCGAAACTATGACCAATGGTGCCGCTAATAGTTTATTAAAATTTATTGAAGAGCCAGGTAATAATATCTTTTCTTTTTTATTAACGACTAATTTGAATCTTATTTTACCTACTATCATTTCTAGAACCCAGGTCATTGAATTTAATCACTTAAATTCTGCAGAATTCAGTGAACAATTAAAACAATTAGGTGTGAAACATAGCCAAATTAATTTAATGAATAATTTAACTAATAGTATTAATTTTGTTAGAGATTGGCAAACTGATGATTGGTTTGATAAAGTTCAATCTGTAATATCAAAGTGGTTTGATTCAATTGCTAACAATGATGCTGAAGCTTTTGTTACAATTCAAGCTGATTTAATGCCACTAGTGTTGGACAATAAACGTAGAGAACCCATAATTAATATGATGATTGCTTGCTTTGAAGATGTGTTAAATAGTAAATATTTAAAATCAAATCAATTTAATTTTCCTAAAAATGAAAATAGTATCATTCGGCTAGCTAATAATATTCAATCGCAAACATTAATTTGCATTTTAGAAATTATTTTAAACTGTAATCAACAATTATCAATTAATATCAGTTTTCAAAATATATTAGAATCAATAACCTTGAAAATTATGAATCTTTTAAACCAATAG
- a CDS encoding redox-sensing transcriptional repressor Rex produces MKIPRATAKRLPMYYRYLSGLHDAKVKRISSSMFADAVQVDSATIRRDLSYFGALGKRGYGYDVDNLLEFFKKILNQDHLTNVALVGLGNLGQALLNFNFHKDSNVRISAAFDIHEHMINTVQSGVPVYDVKYLKKQLSEQQIDVVILTVPTGVAQQICDQAISGGAKGIMNFTSKRLSAPANVRVQNVDLTNELQTLIYFIEHYDN; encoded by the coding sequence ATGAAAATTCCTAGGGCAACAGCTAAAAGATTGCCTATGTATTATCGGTATCTTAGTGGATTACATGATGCAAAAGTAAAACGTATTTCTTCTAGTATGTTTGCTGATGCAGTGCAAGTTGATTCAGCAACAATTAGAAGAGATCTTTCTTATTTTGGTGCCCTTGGTAAGCGTGGCTATGGTTATGATGTTGACAACTTATTAGAGTTCTTTAAAAAGATCCTAAATCAAGATCATTTAACTAATGTAGCCTTAGTAGGTTTAGGTAATTTAGGACAAGCTTTATTGAACTTTAACTTTCATAAAGATAGCAACGTTAGAATTTCTGCAGCTTTCGATATTCATGAACATATGATTAATACAGTTCAGAGTGGTGTCCCTGTCTATGATGTTAAGTATCTGAAAAAACAATTAAGTGAGCAACAAATAGATGTGGTTATTTTAACTGTTCCTACAGGAGTTGCCCAACAAATTTGTGATCAAGCAATTAGTGGTGGTGCAAAAGGTATTATGAATTTCACTTCTAAACGCTTGTCTGCACCTGCAAACGTAAGAGTACAGAATGTAGACTTAACCAATGAATTACAAACCTTAATTTATTTTATTGAACATTATGATAATTAA
- the rimI gene encoding ribosomal protein S18-alanine N-acetyltransferase, which yields MLKNLINWYHNTFLNTKGSLKKECLNIKNHNVELNDHKYYVAKARVTDIPEIINVEKAVYNGETPWNAEAFTTELQPRDDRFYLLIRYRDQLVGFIGSSLIDKTKDCHISNVAVLPHFQDRGIGYFLITKIIEKARQLSYKSVSLEVRISNIRAQRVYSDLGFKKNGIKKNYYDGDHEDALDMILDLDLYETIPNNFGI from the coding sequence ATGTTGAAAAATTTGATTAATTGGTATCATAATACATTTTTAAATACTAAAGGCTCATTAAAAAAAGAATGCTTAAATATTAAAAACCATAATGTAGAACTTAATGATCATAAATATTATGTTGCTAAAGCGAGGGTAACTGATATTCCGGAAATTATTAATGTTGAAAAGGCAGTTTATAATGGTGAAACTCCATGGAATGCTGAGGCCTTTACTACAGAATTACAACCTCGGGATGATCGTTTTTATTTATTGATAAGATATCGTGATCAATTGGTTGGATTCATTGGTAGCTCTTTAATCGATAAGACTAAAGATTGTCACATTTCTAACGTAGCGGTTTTACCTCACTTTCAAGATCGTGGTATTGGGTATTTCTTAATTACAAAAATCATTGAGAAAGCACGTCAATTGAGTTATAAATCAGTTTCTTTAGAAGTTCGTATAAGCAATATTAGAGCACAAAGGGTTTATTCTGATTTAGGATTTAAGAAAAATGGGATCAAAAAGAATTATTATGATGGTGATCATGAAGATGCATTAGATATGATTTTAGATTTAGATTTATATGAAACCATTCCTAATAATTTTGGAATTTAA
- the tsaD gene encoding tRNA (adenosine(37)-N6)-threonylcarbamoyltransferase complex transferase subunit TsaD gives MSFESSCDETSVAIIEDGHKILSNIVATQIKSHKRFGGVVPEVASRHHIEEVTICVEDAMNEAKVTYDDIDAIAVTYGPGLVGALLIGVTAAKTIAWAHNIPLIPVNHIAGHILAARYVEEIKYPALALVVSGGHTELVLMPEEGKFKIIGETRDDAAGEAYDKVGRVLGINYPAGPTVDKMASKGHDTFDFPRAMEKDENFDFSFSGLKSAFLNTTHHADQINEALNKDDLATSFQQAVVDVLVYKTRRALEEYPVNQLILAGGVAANHGLRNALDEAIKDVSSTHLVKVPLKLCGDNAAMIGAAGYVFAKKGIFAGVNLNADPSLDFELLNDIEK, from the coding sequence ATGTCTTTTGAATCTAGTTGTGATGAAACTAGTGTGGCTATTATTGAAGATGGTCATAAAATATTATCAAATATAGTTGCTACTCAAATTAAAAGCCATAAACGTTTTGGTGGAGTAGTTCCAGAAGTTGCTAGCCGTCATCATATTGAAGAAGTAACTATTTGTGTTGAAGATGCAATGAATGAAGCCAAAGTTACTTATGATGACATTGATGCAATTGCAGTTACTTATGGTCCTGGATTAGTAGGAGCATTATTAATTGGAGTTACTGCAGCTAAAACAATTGCTTGGGCACACAATATTCCATTAATTCCAGTCAACCATATTGCAGGTCATATTTTAGCTGCTCGTTATGTTGAAGAAATTAAATATCCAGCTTTAGCATTAGTTGTTTCTGGGGGTCACACTGAATTAGTTTTAATGCCTGAAGAAGGTAAATTTAAAATTATTGGTGAGACTAGGGATGATGCTGCTGGAGAAGCCTACGATAAAGTAGGGCGAGTTTTAGGAATTAATTATCCTGCAGGCCCAACTGTTGATAAAATGGCTTCAAAAGGTCATGATACTTTTGATTTCCCTAGAGCAATGGAAAAAGATGAAAACTTTGATTTTAGTTTTAGTGGATTGAAAAGTGCATTCTTAAATACAACACACCATGCTGATCAAATTAATGAAGCCTTAAATAAAGATGATTTAGCAACCAGTTTTCAACAAGCAGTTGTTGATGTTTTAGTTTATAAAACTAGACGAGCATTAGAAGAATATCCGGTTAATCAATTAATTTTAGCAGGAGGAGTTGCTGCTAATCATGGATTAAGAAATGCTTTAGATGAAGCAATAAAGGATGTTTCATCAACTCATTTAGTTAAAGTTCCTTTAAAATTATGTGGTGATAATGCTGCCATGATTGGTGCTGCTGGTTATGTTTTTGCAAAAAAAGGTATTTTTGCTGGAGTTAATTTAAATGCTGATCCAAGTTTAGACTTTGAATTGTTAAATGATATTGAAAAATAA
- the tsaB gene encoding tRNA (adenosine(37)-N6)-threonylcarbamoyltransferase complex dimerization subunit type 1 TsaB translates to MKVLALDTSNRPLTVAILDDNQVLATESTTVHQKHAEYLLPIIDELFKKVDMKPSDLQRVVVANGPGSYTGIRIATATAKTLAYTLNIDLVGVSSLLTLALNVQEEGSLVMPIFDARNNNIFTGLYKIENGLPKSILEDQHTDFDKWLDLVGEVNSNVYVLGDFDNFNNKLSDQYNNRFKTLDGFSNLPQAAKLGIYGQKQSPVNNIHGFVPNYLRLTKAEADWKKNNPEASETSYVEKFD, encoded by the coding sequence ATGAAAGTATTGGCTTTAGATACATCTAATCGACCACTAACGGTTGCTATTTTAGATGATAATCAAGTTTTAGCTACAGAATCGACAACCGTTCATCAAAAACATGCGGAATATTTATTGCCTATCATTGATGAATTATTTAAAAAGGTTGATATGAAACCAAGCGACTTGCAAAGAGTGGTTGTTGCTAATGGCCCGGGTTCTTATACTGGTATCAGAATTGCCACTGCCACTGCCAAGACTTTAGCTTATACTCTAAATATCGACTTAGTTGGAGTTTCTAGTTTATTGACCTTAGCATTAAATGTTCAAGAAGAAGGCAGTTTAGTTATGCCAATATTTGATGCTAGAAATAATAATATATTTACCGGTTTATATAAAATTGAAAATGGTTTGCCTAAGTCAATACTTGAAGACCAACATACTGATTTTGATAAATGGTTAGATTTAGTTGGAGAAGTCAATTCTAATGTTTATGTATTAGGTGATTTTGATAATTTTAATAATAAATTAAGTGATCAATATAACAATCGATTTAAGACTTTAGATGGTTTTTCTAATTTACCTCAAGCAGCTAAACTTGGTATTTATGGTCAAAAACAATCGCCTGTGAATAATATTCATGGATTTGTTCCTAATTACTTAAGATTGACCAAAGCAGAAGCAGATTGGAAAAAAAATAATCCGGAGGCAAGTGAAACATCATATGTTGAAAAATTTGATTAA
- a CDS encoding DNA replication initiation control protein YabA, with translation MDKRELYDGFKNMEAQTQLMLTKFSELREGLAEVLEENAELKIENQHLHEFISEQKMDDKNDEDIKEPRLSKSRKNLEKLYNEGFHVCNQFYGTHREDNESCIFCNEILNR, from the coding sequence TTGGATAAACGAGAATTGTATGATGGCTTTAAAAACATGGAAGCGCAAACACAACTCATGTTAACTAAGTTCTCTGAATTACGTGAAGGCTTAGCTGAAGTGTTAGAAGAAAATGCAGAACTAAAAATAGAAAATCAACATCTACATGAATTTATATCAGAGCAAAAAATGGATGATAAAAATGATGAGGATATTAAAGAACCGCGTTTATCTAAATCACGTAAAAATTTGGAAAAGTTATACAATGAGGGTTTTCATGTTTGTAATCAATTTTATGGAACCCATCGTGAAGATAATGAGAGTTGTATTTTTTGTAATGAAATACTAAATAGATAA
- a CDS encoding cyclic-di-AMP receptor yields MKLLIVIIQNKDAGKLQSQFVKNNIQQTKLSTTGGFLRSGNTTFMIGIKEERVQEVLDLIKKVSRKREQYMTPPVNLDGGVSDASYPVKIEVGGSIVMEMPMDNLYHF; encoded by the coding sequence ATGAAATTATTAATTGTAATTATTCAAAATAAAGATGCCGGAAAACTTCAATCTCAATTTGTTAAAAATAATATTCAACAAACCAAACTATCTACCACCGGTGGTTTTTTAAGATCTGGTAATACTACCTTCATGATAGGAATTAAAGAAGAACGAGTTCAAGAAGTATTGGATCTAATTAAGAAAGTTTCTAGAAAACGTGAACAATATATGACTCCTCCAGTTAATTTGGATGGTGGAGTATCTGATGCATCTTACCCAGTTAAAATTGAAGTTGGTGGATCAATCGTTATGGAAATGCCAATGGATAACTTATACCATTTCTAA